Sequence from the Aerococcus tenax genome:
TCTTGGGTCACTCTCTTCACGCTCTCTTTCCCTCTGTTTCAAAATACTTGACCATAGACTGGAAGACCTTAAGCCCATCTTGACCGGCAATGATTTCTTCAACCGCCCGCTCAGGATGAGGCATTAAGCCAATCACATTCCCTGCCTTATTGGTGACCCCAGCGATATTACCTGTTGAACCATTGGGATTTTCTCCGGCATAGGTGAAAATAATTTGACCGTTAGCCTTTAAGTCAGCTAGGGTTGCTTGGTCGCAGTAATAATTACCTTCGCCATGGGCAATGGGTAAAGTAATTTCCTCTCCTTCTTGATAGAGACTGGAAAAGGGACTTTGGTTGTTTTCAACTACTAAGTCTTGTTTTTTACAGATGAAGGCTAGATCACAATTAGGGAGAAAGGATCCTGGTAAAAGACCACTTTCACAAAGAATTTGAAAACCGTTGCAGGTTCCTAA
This genomic interval carries:
- the purQ gene encoding phosphoribosylformylglycinamidine synthase subunit PurQ → MKFAVIQFPGSNCDMDMLTAIRDVLGQEADYVPASATSLAGYDAIMLPGGFSFGDYLRTGAIARFTPIMEEVKRLAQSGKLVLGTCNGFQILCESGLLPGSFLPNCDLAFICKKQDLVVENNQSPFSSLYQEGEEITLPIAHGEGNYYCDQATLADLKANGQIIFTYAGENPNGSTGNIAGVTNKAGNVIGLMPHPERAVEEIIAGQDGLKVFQSMVKYFETEGKRA